The following proteins are encoded in a genomic region of Xanthomonas cassavae CFBP 4642:
- the pheA gene encoding prephenate dehydratase, with translation MAPRSSKSTPAASGKRTPAKAAGEAAASAPVAKPAGKQVKAAGKPVTAAPVLADVRAKIDEIDRTIQALIAERANFAHQVGKAKGKLAAAVDYYRPEREAQVLRMVVDRNEGPLSDEVLVHVYREIMSACLAQQEPLKIGYLGPEGTFSQQAVLKHFGRSAVGLPMATIEEVFQEVEAGNADFGVVPVENSGQGTIQVTLDMFLTSNLKICGEVELRVHQYLLSRNGRLEDIERIYAHSQSFAQTAGWLRSHLPKVEKIAVSSNAEGARRARNAEDAAAIGGESAAHVYGLKKVIMKSIEDDGDNTTRFLVIGRQIFPSSGHDRTSVLVFIHDKPGALFDVLSPFARHGISMNRIESRPSHQAKWEYGFFIDLVGHVEDQAMKQALAELEAHSAQIKVLGSYPVAIP, from the coding sequence ATGGCACCCAGATCCAGCAAATCCACGCCCGCCGCCAGCGGCAAGCGCACACCGGCAAAAGCCGCCGGGGAGGCCGCCGCGAGCGCGCCGGTTGCCAAGCCGGCAGGTAAACAGGTCAAGGCGGCCGGCAAGCCCGTCACCGCGGCACCGGTGCTGGCCGATGTGCGCGCCAAGATCGACGAGATCGACCGCACCATCCAGGCGCTGATCGCCGAGCGTGCCAACTTCGCCCATCAGGTCGGCAAGGCCAAGGGCAAGCTGGCCGCAGCGGTGGACTACTACCGCCCCGAGCGCGAAGCGCAGGTGTTGCGCATGGTAGTGGACCGCAACGAAGGCCCGCTCAGCGATGAAGTGCTGGTGCACGTCTACCGCGAAATCATGTCCGCGTGCCTTGCCCAGCAGGAGCCGTTGAAGATCGGTTACCTGGGGCCGGAAGGCACCTTCAGCCAGCAGGCGGTGCTCAAGCACTTCGGGCGCTCGGCGGTGGGCTTGCCGATGGCGACTATCGAAGAAGTGTTCCAGGAAGTGGAAGCCGGCAATGCCGATTTCGGTGTGGTGCCGGTGGAAAATTCCGGCCAGGGCACCATCCAGGTCACCCTGGACATGTTCCTGACCTCCAACCTCAAGATCTGCGGCGAAGTCGAGCTGCGCGTGCATCAGTACCTGCTCTCGCGCAACGGCCGGCTGGAAGACATCGAACGCATCTACGCGCATTCGCAATCGTTCGCGCAGACCGCCGGCTGGCTGCGCTCGCACCTGCCCAAGGTGGAAAAAATCGCGGTGTCCAGCAATGCCGAAGGCGCGCGCCGCGCACGTAATGCCGAAGATGCCGCAGCGATCGGCGGCGAGAGCGCCGCGCATGTGTACGGCCTGAAGAAGGTCATCATGAAGTCGATCGAGGACGACGGCGACAACACCACGCGCTTCCTGGTGATTGGCCGGCAGATCTTCCCTTCGTCCGGGCACGACCGCACCTCGGTGCTGGTGTTCATCCACGACAAGCCGGGCGCATTGTTCGACGTGCTCAGCCCGTTCGCGCGCCATGGCATCAGCATGAATCGCATCGAATCGCGGCCCTCGCATCAGGCGAAGTGGGAATACGGCTTCTTCATCGATCTGGTCGGCCATGTGGAAGACCAGGCGATGAAGCAGGCGCTGGCCGAGCTGGAAGCGCATTCGGCACAGATCAAGGTGCTGGGGTCGTATCCGGTGGCCATTCCCTGA
- the aroA gene encoding 3-phosphoshikimate 1-carboxyvinyltransferase, translating to MSSSTQHWIAQQGSALRGTLVIPGDKSVSHRAVMFAALADGVSQIDGFLEGEDTRSTAAIFARLGVRIETPSASRRIVHGVGVDGLQAPSEALDCGNAGTGMRLLAGLLAAQRFDSVLVGDESLSKRPMRRVTGPLAQMGARIDTQDDGTPPLQVQGGQALHGIDFVSPVASAQVKSAVLLAGLYAQGETSVSEPHPTRDYTERMLSAFGVQIDFSPGKARLRGGQRLRATDIAVPADFSSAAFFIVAASIVPGSDVVLRAVGLNPRRTGLLAALRLMGADISEENHAEHGGEPVADLRVRYAPLRGAQIPEALVPDMIDEFPALFVAAAAASGQTVVTGAAELRVKESDRLAAMATGLRTLGVQVDETPDGATIHGGAIASGVIESHGDHRIAMAFAIAGQLSTGKVQINDVANVATSFPDFDTLAQGAGFGLSAAR from the coding sequence ATGAGCAGCAGCACCCAGCACTGGATCGCGCAGCAGGGCAGCGCCTTGCGCGGCACCCTGGTCATTCCCGGCGACAAGTCGGTCTCGCATCGGGCGGTGATGTTCGCCGCACTCGCCGATGGCGTGTCGCAGATCGACGGCTTTCTGGAAGGCGAAGATACCCGTTCTACCGCGGCGATCTTTGCCAGGCTGGGCGTGCGCATCGAAACGCCATCGGCGTCGCGGCGCATCGTGCATGGCGTGGGTGTAGACGGGCTGCAGGCGCCGAGCGAGGCGCTGGACTGCGGCAATGCGGGCACCGGCATGCGGCTGCTGGCCGGCCTGCTGGCGGCGCAACGCTTCGACAGCGTGCTGGTGGGCGACGAGTCCCTGTCCAAGCGACCGATGCGGCGCGTGACCGGCCCGCTGGCGCAGATGGGCGCCAGGATCGACACGCAGGACGATGGCACGCCGCCGTTGCAGGTGCAGGGCGGGCAGGCATTGCACGGCATCGACTTCGTCTCGCCGGTGGCCAGTGCCCAGGTCAAGTCGGCGGTGCTGCTGGCTGGTCTGTATGCGCAGGGCGAAACCTCGGTGAGCGAGCCGCATCCCACGCGCGATTACACCGAACGCATGCTGTCGGCATTTGGCGTGCAGATCGACTTTTCGCCGGGCAAGGCGCGCCTGCGTGGCGGCCAGCGCCTGCGTGCCACCGACATCGCGGTGCCGGCAGATTTTTCGTCGGCGGCATTCTTCATCGTCGCCGCCAGCATCGTTCCCGGCTCGGACGTGGTGTTGCGTGCGGTGGGCCTGAATCCACGCCGCACCGGGCTGCTGGCAGCGCTGCGCCTGATGGGCGCGGACATCAGCGAGGAAAACCATGCCGAACATGGCGGCGAGCCGGTGGCTGACCTGCGCGTGCGGTATGCACCGCTGCGTGGCGCGCAGATTCCCGAAGCGCTGGTGCCGGACATGATCGACGAATTTCCCGCGCTCTTCGTGGCAGCGGCCGCAGCCTCCGGTCAGACCGTGGTTACCGGCGCGGCCGAACTACGGGTCAAGGAATCTGATCGCCTGGCGGCAATGGCGACCGGACTCCGCACGCTGGGCGTGCAGGTGGACGAAACGCCCGATGGCGCCACCATTCATGGCGGGGCCATCGCCAGCGGCGTCATCGAAAGTCATGGCGACCATCGCATTGCGATGGCATTTGCCATCGCCGGGCAGCTGTCTACCGGCAAGGTGCAGATCAACGATGTGGCGAACGTGGCCACCTCGTTCCCGGATTTCGACACCCTTGCGCAGGGCGCCGGCTTCGGCCTCAGCGCTGCGCGCTGA
- a CDS encoding energy transducer TonB — MSFTSNPSTHSPALPRAAERRRQDIENDGASPWLWATLVAVLVVIPTWWWARHSDESFATDTTPAPAASRQILPSADGPRAMTMVAHQPMRAPVSSKEAIPLPGNALPAYPAELARAGLEGSRTARLQLDVQGHVREVTIVERDGSSDPRLDAAVVRSLQQWRFEPATRDGHAVVSTVQVPPVEFSAQR, encoded by the coding sequence ATGTCCTTCACCTCGAATCCTTCAACCCACAGCCCAGCCCTGCCGCGTGCTGCAGAGAGGCGCAGGCAGGACATAGAGAACGACGGCGCCTCGCCCTGGCTATGGGCGACCCTGGTTGCCGTGCTGGTGGTGATCCCGACCTGGTGGTGGGCGCGCCACAGCGACGAATCGTTCGCCACCGATACAACCCCTGCCCCGGCGGCCAGCCGGCAGATCCTGCCCAGCGCCGACGGCCCGCGCGCGATGACCATGGTGGCGCATCAGCCGATGCGTGCACCGGTCAGCAGCAAGGAGGCCATCCCGCTGCCCGGCAATGCCCTGCCCGCCTACCCGGCTGAACTGGCCCGTGCCGGCCTCGAAGGCAGCCGGACGGCGCGGCTGCAGCTGGATGTGCAAGGGCACGTGCGTGAAGTCACCATCGTCGAGCGCGACGGCAGCAGCGACCCCCGCCTGGACGCGGCGGTGGTGCGCAGCTTGCAGCAATGGCGCTTCGAGCCCGCCACACGCGACGGGCATGCTGTTGTCAGCACCGTGCAGGTGCCGCCGGTGGAGTTCAGCGCGCAGCGCTGA
- a CDS encoding energy transducer TonB — translation MPAPRPASDRQIVLRLPRHTLKIAGVAFGAGLLLFLLVWATGRKDDFYKPSPTQPSANATATDDTLQPLPAPLPAPLPAQDGASDMPQAKPQEDTPTLVETAPTPPPASAPLPEDAAPGAPGTATPSAPVAGGNRPAPMQGQMPPPRYPPAALRRGDAGDVVVRVDVDAAGNPGGVTLVQRSGSRDLDRAAMEAVRHWRFHPAQNNGQPVAGSLDIPFEFKPAQ, via the coding sequence ATGCCCGCGCCCCGCCCTGCGTCCGATCGCCAGATCGTCCTGCGTCTGCCCCGCCACACCCTGAAAATTGCCGGCGTTGCCTTCGGCGCCGGCCTGCTGCTGTTCCTGCTGGTCTGGGCCACCGGCCGCAAGGACGACTTCTACAAGCCCTCGCCCACCCAGCCGAGCGCCAACGCGACCGCCACGGACGACACGCTGCAGCCGCTGCCTGCACCACTGCCTGCACCACTGCCGGCGCAGGACGGCGCCAGCGACATGCCGCAGGCCAAGCCGCAGGAAGACACCCCCACCCTGGTGGAAACCGCGCCAACGCCCCCGCCAGCATCAGCTCCCCTGCCTGAAGACGCTGCTCCCGGAGCGCCGGGCACGGCAACGCCTTCTGCACCAGTGGCAGGCGGCAACCGCCCGGCTCCGATGCAGGGCCAGATGCCGCCGCCGCGCTATCCCCCAGCGGCCTTGCGCCGCGGCGACGCTGGCGACGTGGTGGTGCGCGTGGATGTGGACGCGGCCGGCAATCCGGGCGGAGTTACCCTTGTGCAGCGCAGCGGCTCGCGCGACCTGGACCGCGCGGCGATGGAGGCCGTGCGGCACTGGCGCTTCCATCCGGCGCAGAACAACGGCCAGCCGGTGGCCGGCAGCCTGGACATCCCCTTCGAGTTCAAGCCGGCGCAGTAA
- the serS gene encoding serine--tRNA ligase, producing MLDPALLRQHPADLAERLRSTRGFSLDTAELESLESERKRIQVRTQELQSLRNSKSKAIGQAKAKGEDVAALMAQVAGFGDELKASEEALDSIRGKLEIIALGLPNLPADDVPHGKDEADNVEQSRWGTPRTFDFAVKDHVELGAPHGWLDGETAAKLSGARFTVLRGPIARLHRALAQFMLDLHVGAHGYEETNVPLLVNADSMRGTGQLPKFEEDLFQTEVGESRRYLIPTSEVPLTNIVRDEIIDAERLPLRMTAHSMCFRAEAGSGGRDTRGMIRQHQFEKVELVTACAPEDSDAEHQRMTRCAEVVLEQLGLPYRKVLLCTGDMGFSAIKTYDLEVWLPSQNTYREISSCSNCGDFQARRMQARWRNPASGKPELLHTLNGSGTAVGRAMIAVMENYQNADGSIDVPQVLRPYMGGLEKIG from the coding sequence ATGCTAGATCCGGCCCTGCTTCGCCAACATCCCGCCGACCTTGCCGAGCGCCTGCGCAGCACGCGCGGTTTCTCCCTGGACACCGCGGAACTGGAGTCGCTGGAGAGCGAGCGCAAGCGTATCCAGGTGCGCACGCAGGAGTTGCAGAGTCTGCGTAATTCCAAATCCAAGGCGATCGGGCAGGCCAAGGCCAAGGGCGAAGATGTTGCCGCGCTGATGGCGCAGGTGGCCGGTTTCGGCGACGAGCTCAAGGCGTCGGAAGAGGCCCTGGACAGCATTCGCGGCAAGCTGGAGATCATCGCGCTGGGCCTGCCCAACCTGCCGGCCGACGATGTCCCGCACGGCAAGGACGAGGCCGACAACGTGGAGCAGTCGCGCTGGGGCACCCCGCGCACCTTCGACTTTGCGGTCAAGGACCATGTGGAACTCGGCGCACCGCACGGCTGGCTGGATGGCGAAACCGCCGCCAAGCTCTCGGGCGCACGCTTCACCGTGTTGCGCGGGCCGATCGCGCGCCTGCACCGCGCGCTGGCGCAATTCATGCTCGACCTGCACGTCGGCGCGCACGGCTACGAAGAAACCAATGTGCCGCTGCTGGTCAACGCCGATTCGATGCGCGGCACCGGGCAGTTGCCCAAGTTCGAAGAGGATCTGTTCCAGACCGAGGTGGGCGAATCGCGGCGTTATCTGATCCCTACCTCCGAAGTGCCGCTGACCAATATCGTGCGCGACGAGATCATCGATGCCGAGCGCCTGCCGCTGCGCATGACTGCGCATTCGATGTGCTTTCGCGCGGAAGCCGGCAGCGGTGGCCGCGATACCCGCGGCATGATTCGCCAGCACCAGTTCGAGAAGGTGGAGCTGGTCACCGCCTGCGCGCCGGAAGACAGCGATGCCGAACACCAGCGCATGACGCGCTGCGCCGAAGTGGTGCTGGAACAGCTCGGCCTGCCGTATCGCAAGGTGTTGCTGTGCACCGGCGACATGGGGTTTTCCGCGATCAAGACCTACGACCTGGAAGTCTGGCTGCCGTCGCAGAATACCTATCGCGAAATTTCCTCGTGCTCCAACTGCGGCGATTTCCAGGCCCGGCGCATGCAGGCGCGCTGGCGCAACCCGGCCAGCGGCAAGCCGGAACTGCTGCATACCCTCAACGGCTCGGGCACGGCGGTGGGCCGCGCGATGATCGCGGTGATGGAGAACTACCAGAACGCCGATGGCTCGATCGATGTGCCGCAGGTGCTGCGTCCCTACATGGGCGGGCTGGAAAAAATCGGTTGA
- a CDS encoding LysR family transcriptional regulator, which produces MDACAMHDLNDLYYFAMVVDHGGFAAAERALGIPKSRLSRRISQLETDLGVRLLQRSTRRFAVTDVGTSVHRHAQTMLAEAQAAREVVDRLSAEPRGLVRVSVPVSLAQIQLPKLLPEFLARYPKVRLQLNISNRRVDVINEGYDIALRVRSRLDDDGSLVMRSFGQVQELLVASPKYLDRAGRPKDPSELANHTTMSTSEDEAHQRWELHGPNGEMRRVDLQPRLAGFDFPLLQSMARDGFGITMLPETVCAEAVRSGELEVVLPHWSLPQGICHAVFASRRGLLPAVRVFIDFLAEHLPQEIERSRLDCGGNCAELAEKLKRAAGTAPRLAVAEAG; this is translated from the coding sequence ATGGATGCCTGCGCCATGCACGACCTGAATGACCTGTACTACTTCGCGATGGTGGTGGACCACGGCGGCTTCGCCGCAGCCGAGCGCGCGCTCGGCATCCCCAAATCGCGCCTGAGCCGGCGCATCAGCCAGCTCGAAACCGACCTGGGCGTGCGCCTGCTGCAGCGCTCCACGCGCCGTTTCGCGGTCACCGATGTGGGCACCAGCGTGCACCGCCATGCCCAGACCATGCTCGCCGAGGCCCAGGCCGCGCGCGAAGTGGTGGATCGTCTCAGTGCCGAGCCGCGCGGTCTTGTACGTGTGAGCGTTCCTGTCTCGCTCGCGCAGATCCAGTTGCCCAAGCTGCTGCCGGAATTCCTGGCCAGGTACCCCAAGGTGCGGCTGCAGCTCAACATCAGCAACCGCCGCGTGGACGTCATCAACGAAGGCTACGACATCGCCCTGCGGGTACGGTCGCGCCTGGACGACGACGGCAGCCTGGTGATGCGCAGCTTCGGCCAGGTGCAGGAACTGCTGGTGGCCAGCCCCAAGTACCTGGACCGCGCCGGCCGCCCGAAAGACCCGAGCGAACTGGCCAACCACACCACCATGAGCACCAGCGAAGACGAAGCCCATCAGCGCTGGGAACTGCACGGCCCCAACGGCGAAATGCGCCGCGTGGACCTGCAGCCGCGCCTGGCCGGATTCGATTTCCCGCTGCTGCAATCGATGGCGCGCGATGGCTTCGGCATCACCATGTTGCCGGAAACCGTCTGCGCCGAAGCGGTGCGCAGCGGCGAACTGGAAGTGGTGCTGCCGCACTGGTCGCTGCCGCAAGGCATCTGCCATGCCGTGTTCGCCTCGCGTCGCGGCCTGCTGCCGGCCGTGCGGGTGTTCATCGACTTCCTGGCCGAACACCTGCCGCAGGAGATCGAACGCTCGCGCCTGGACTGCGGCGGCAACTGCGCCGAACTGGCGGAAAAGCTCAAGCGTGCCGCCGGCACTGCGCCGCGCCTGGCGGTGGCCGAGGCAGGCTGA